The following proteins are encoded in a genomic region of Anguilla anguilla isolate fAngAng1 chromosome 15, fAngAng1.pri, whole genome shotgun sequence:
- the LOC118214213 gene encoding protocadherin-8-like isoform X1 — protein sequence MFEQIIRSACAILFILICTAESTTTKYYTYEEDSPGTEIGHLSLDLRIDPAEDPQTSFRFMQKPNSSLVHMRQNDGLLTVGEIIDREQLCPRSPRCLITFDIVAFAKEKFQLIHVEIEVKDINDNSPKFPLNETYLEISENMAVGSRFPLDVAVDEDVGGNYIQSYQISFNSYFGIEAREGGDGNKHAELVLVKQLDREAENLYTIQVTAMDGGSPHRAGSMTVHIRVLDFNDNSPTFENNSIKVELFEDAPVGFLILNVHAFDPDDGINGEVMYAFVEESLDEVKQVFQVDPFSGAVTLKALVDYEAKRSYELNIQAYDLGLNSIPSTCKVVIEIVDVNDNLPEISIKPMTSTSDSVAYITESAAEESFVALISTSDRDSGSNGYVRCSLHGHKHFKLQEAYGDSVMIVTTTTLDRERIPEYNLTVVAEDLGSPPFKTVKHYTIKVTDDNDNAPLFSKEVYEVSVLENNIPGSYVITVVARDLDEGENGKVTYQLIDGDVGGAPLSTFVSVDPVSGSLYTVRSLNYESVGQIEVNIQATDRGSPPLSSTTLIRIKVIDQNDNYPYITHPVLHNDSAEVPVPFNAPPGYIVLRIRARDADDGVNSQLIFQILEDEQKLFSINKDSGEIILRYGLTSMCGDVLRVNIAVSDNGRSPLSCSATIRFVVTEMQPLEGQIVAILQSIDKEKSELDVSLIIIVILGGGCALLLIAIVTVTLSCKLNCNGRNCNSKKNSAHGPLGRSPLPVHKSQDSNVFAGPRVLVNEQIASSRHEYSKLYQERTPDSQTKVFLSSFSKAFEPVSLWQCEEYSLQLSGTTDQLSVKDSGKGDSDFNDSDSDISGDGCKKNSSVLLPRANSTFHPASSVDVDLQNRHCAIPTRTTVACSNGYTIAFSQVSVNSPHANLVPWRDLGCRTSVSRGWTPLQTSPQDGNALRSHCQLEQHSGMSPDVQGQQGQDAPAAALATVATFF from the exons ATGTTTGAACAGATAATACGGAGTGCATGcgccatattatttattttaatctgcacAGCGGAAAGTACAACTACGAAATACTATACTTATGAAGAGGATTCGCCTGGCACCGAGATAGGACATCTGTCACTGGATTTGAGGATCGACCCGGCCGAAGACCCGCAGACAAGTTTTCGCTTTATGCAGAAGCCAAACTCCTCTCTCGTTCATATGCGTCAGAATGATGGACTTTTAACAGTCGGGGAGATCATTGACCGGGAGCAGTTGTGCCCTCGCTCACCCCGGTGCCTGATTACGTTTGACATTGTCGCGTTTGCCAAGGAAAAGTTCCAGCTGATTCACGTGGAGATCGAGGTGAAAGACATCAATGACAACTCCCCAAAGTTCCCACTGAATGAGACTTATTTGgagatttcagaaaatatggCTGTGGGCTCGCGGTTTCCTTTGGACGTCGCTGTCGACGAGGATGTGGGGGGTAACTATATCCAAAGTTACCAGATTTCTTTCAACAGTTACTTTGGCATCGAGGCGCGGGAAGGGGGCGACGGGAATAAACACGCTGAATTGGTATTAGTGAAACAATTGGACAGGGAAGCTGAGAATTTGTACACAATTCAGGTGACTGCTATGGATGGGGGGAGTCCCCATAGGGCAGGGTCCATGACAGTTCATATCAGAGTGCTAGATTTCAACGACAATAGCCCGACTTTCGAGAACAATTCCATAAAGGTGGAGCTTTTTGAGGACGCACCAGTTGGTTTTCTTATTCTTAATGTACACGCCTTCGACCCGGACGATGGTATTAATGGTGAGGTGATGTATGCATTTGTAGAAGAGTCACTGGACGAGGTAAAGCAGGTGTTTCAAGTAGACCCGTTTTCTGGCGCCGTGACTCTGAAGGCTTTGGTCGATTATGAGGCAAAGAGGTCATATGAATTGAACATCCAGGCTTACGATTTAGGCTTAAACTCAATCCCGTCCACTTGTAAAGTTGTTATAGAAATTGTAGATGTAAACGACAACTTGCCGGAGATCAGCATCAAACCGATGACTTCGACGAGTGACAGTGTCGCCTACATTACGGAATCCGCCGCTGAGGAGAGTTTCGTGGCTCTAATCAGCACCTCGGACAGAGACTCCGGATCAAACGGGTATGTGCGTTGCAGTTTACACGGGCACAAGCATTTCAAACTGCAAGAAGCTTATGGTGACAGCGTCATGATAGTGACGACCACAACTCTGGACAGGGAACGAATTCCAGAGTACAACCTTACTGTTGTGGCCGAAGACCTGGGATCTCCCCCATTCAAAACCGTTAAACACTACACAATCAAAGTGACTGACGATAACGACAACGCTCCGCTCTTCAGCAAGGAGGTTTACGAAGTTTCCGTCCTTGAAAACAATATCCCGGGTTCCTATGTTATCACCGTGGTTGCCCGTGATCTTGATGAGGGTGAAAACGGCAAGGTCACGTACCAACTCATAGACGGAGACGTCGGTGGTGCGCCTTTGTCAACCTTTGTTTCCGTCGACCCGGTCTCAGGGTCTTTATATACTGTGAGGTCATTGAATTACGAATCAGTGGGTCAAATCGAAGTTAACATTCAAGCTACGGACAGAGGTTCCCCTCCATTGTCGAGTACTACATTAATAAGAATTAAAGTAATTGACCAAAACGACAATTATCCGTATATAACGCATCCAGTTTTGCATAACGACTCTGCTGAAGTGCCCGTACCTTTCAACGCGCCCCCTGGTTACATAGTACTCCGGATCAGGGCACGAGATGCAGACGACGGTGTGAACAGCCAGCTAATCTTCCAAATTTTGGAAGACGAGCAAAAGCTTTTTTCCATCAACAAGGACAGTGGTGAAATAATTTTGAGATACGGACTGACGTCCATGTGTGGAGACGTGCTGCGGGTCAATATTGCCGTCAGCGACAACGGGAGGTCGCCACTGTCCTGCAGCGCCACTATACGTTTCGTGGTAACAGAAATGCAACCATTGGAAGGTCAGATTGTTGCCATTCTGCAGTCAATCGACAAAGAAAAGTCCGAACTGGACGTTTCGCTCATTATTATCGTAATTCTGGGCGGGGGTTGTGCACTGTTGCTCATAGCGATTGTGACTGTTACGCTGTCATGCAAGTTAAACTGCAATGGAAGGAACTGCAATTCCAAGAAAAACTCGGCACATGGCCCCCTCGGAAGAAGCCCTCTTCCCGTGCACAAATCACAGGATTCAAATGTGTTCGCCGGACCCAGAGTCCTGGTCAACGAGCAGATTGCGTCATCAAGACATGAATACAGCAAACTTTATCAGGAGAGAACTCCGGACTCTCAGACTAAG gtGTTTCTCTCCTCATTCAGCAAGGCCTTTGAACCTGTGTCATTGTGGCAGTGTGAGGAATACAGCTTACAGTTGAG TGGGACCACGGATCAGCTGAGCGTGAAGGACAGCGGCAAAGGAGACAGCGACTTCAATGACAGCGATTCTGACATCAGCGGAGATGGGTGCAAGAAAAACAGCAGCGTGCTTCTTCCCCGGGCAAACA GCACATTCCATCCAGCCAGCAGCGTTGATGTAGATCTTCAGAACCGCCACTGTGCAATCCCAACTCGTACCACAGTCGCCTGCAGCAATGGCTACACGATAGCTTTTTCCCAGGTGTCAGTCAACAGTCCCCATGCTAATCTCGTACCTTGGAGAGACTTGGGCTGTAGGACAAGTGTCTCCAGAGGTTGGACCCCACTGCAGACGTCTCCACAGGACGGGAATGCCCTCCGTTCCCACTGCCAGCTGGAGCAACACTCAGGCATGAGCCCCGATGTTCAGGGTCAGCAGGGCCAGGATgccccagcagcagctctgGCAACGGTCGCAACTTTCTTTTAA
- the LOC118214213 gene encoding protocadherin-8-like isoform X2 has protein sequence MAAQHCVQQKVAISSGSAESTTTKYYTYEEDSPGTEIGHLSLDLRIDPAEDPQTSFRFMQKPNSSLVHMRQNDGLLTVGEIIDREQLCPRSPRCLITFDIVAFAKEKFQLIHVEIEVKDINDNSPKFPLNETYLEISENMAVGSRFPLDVAVDEDVGGNYIQSYQISFNSYFGIEAREGGDGNKHAELVLVKQLDREAENLYTIQVTAMDGGSPHRAGSMTVHIRVLDFNDNSPTFENNSIKVELFEDAPVGFLILNVHAFDPDDGINGEVMYAFVEESLDEVKQVFQVDPFSGAVTLKALVDYEAKRSYELNIQAYDLGLNSIPSTCKVVIEIVDVNDNLPEISIKPMTSTSDSVAYITESAAEESFVALISTSDRDSGSNGYVRCSLHGHKHFKLQEAYGDSVMIVTTTTLDRERIPEYNLTVVAEDLGSPPFKTVKHYTIKVTDDNDNAPLFSKEVYEVSVLENNIPGSYVITVVARDLDEGENGKVTYQLIDGDVGGAPLSTFVSVDPVSGSLYTVRSLNYESVGQIEVNIQATDRGSPPLSSTTLIRIKVIDQNDNYPYITHPVLHNDSAEVPVPFNAPPGYIVLRIRARDADDGVNSQLIFQILEDEQKLFSINKDSGEIILRYGLTSMCGDVLRVNIAVSDNGRSPLSCSATIRFVVTEMQPLEGQIVAILQSIDKEKSELDVSLIIIVILGGGCALLLIAIVTVTLSCKLNCNGRNCNSKKNSAHGPLGRSPLPVHKSQDSNVFAGPRVLVNEQIASSRHEYSKLYQERTPDSQTKVFLSSFSKAFEPVSLWQCEEYSLQLSGTTDQLSVKDSGKGDSDFNDSDSDISGDGCKKNSSVLLPRANSTFHPASSVDVDLQNRHCAIPTRTTVACSNGYTIAFSQVSVNSPHANLVPWRDLGCRTSVSRGWTPLQTSPQDGNALRSHCQLEQHSGMSPDVQGQQGQDAPAAALATVATFF, from the exons CGGAAAGTACAACTACGAAATACTATACTTATGAAGAGGATTCGCCTGGCACCGAGATAGGACATCTGTCACTGGATTTGAGGATCGACCCGGCCGAAGACCCGCAGACAAGTTTTCGCTTTATGCAGAAGCCAAACTCCTCTCTCGTTCATATGCGTCAGAATGATGGACTTTTAACAGTCGGGGAGATCATTGACCGGGAGCAGTTGTGCCCTCGCTCACCCCGGTGCCTGATTACGTTTGACATTGTCGCGTTTGCCAAGGAAAAGTTCCAGCTGATTCACGTGGAGATCGAGGTGAAAGACATCAATGACAACTCCCCAAAGTTCCCACTGAATGAGACTTATTTGgagatttcagaaaatatggCTGTGGGCTCGCGGTTTCCTTTGGACGTCGCTGTCGACGAGGATGTGGGGGGTAACTATATCCAAAGTTACCAGATTTCTTTCAACAGTTACTTTGGCATCGAGGCGCGGGAAGGGGGCGACGGGAATAAACACGCTGAATTGGTATTAGTGAAACAATTGGACAGGGAAGCTGAGAATTTGTACACAATTCAGGTGACTGCTATGGATGGGGGGAGTCCCCATAGGGCAGGGTCCATGACAGTTCATATCAGAGTGCTAGATTTCAACGACAATAGCCCGACTTTCGAGAACAATTCCATAAAGGTGGAGCTTTTTGAGGACGCACCAGTTGGTTTTCTTATTCTTAATGTACACGCCTTCGACCCGGACGATGGTATTAATGGTGAGGTGATGTATGCATTTGTAGAAGAGTCACTGGACGAGGTAAAGCAGGTGTTTCAAGTAGACCCGTTTTCTGGCGCCGTGACTCTGAAGGCTTTGGTCGATTATGAGGCAAAGAGGTCATATGAATTGAACATCCAGGCTTACGATTTAGGCTTAAACTCAATCCCGTCCACTTGTAAAGTTGTTATAGAAATTGTAGATGTAAACGACAACTTGCCGGAGATCAGCATCAAACCGATGACTTCGACGAGTGACAGTGTCGCCTACATTACGGAATCCGCCGCTGAGGAGAGTTTCGTGGCTCTAATCAGCACCTCGGACAGAGACTCCGGATCAAACGGGTATGTGCGTTGCAGTTTACACGGGCACAAGCATTTCAAACTGCAAGAAGCTTATGGTGACAGCGTCATGATAGTGACGACCACAACTCTGGACAGGGAACGAATTCCAGAGTACAACCTTACTGTTGTGGCCGAAGACCTGGGATCTCCCCCATTCAAAACCGTTAAACACTACACAATCAAAGTGACTGACGATAACGACAACGCTCCGCTCTTCAGCAAGGAGGTTTACGAAGTTTCCGTCCTTGAAAACAATATCCCGGGTTCCTATGTTATCACCGTGGTTGCCCGTGATCTTGATGAGGGTGAAAACGGCAAGGTCACGTACCAACTCATAGACGGAGACGTCGGTGGTGCGCCTTTGTCAACCTTTGTTTCCGTCGACCCGGTCTCAGGGTCTTTATATACTGTGAGGTCATTGAATTACGAATCAGTGGGTCAAATCGAAGTTAACATTCAAGCTACGGACAGAGGTTCCCCTCCATTGTCGAGTACTACATTAATAAGAATTAAAGTAATTGACCAAAACGACAATTATCCGTATATAACGCATCCAGTTTTGCATAACGACTCTGCTGAAGTGCCCGTACCTTTCAACGCGCCCCCTGGTTACATAGTACTCCGGATCAGGGCACGAGATGCAGACGACGGTGTGAACAGCCAGCTAATCTTCCAAATTTTGGAAGACGAGCAAAAGCTTTTTTCCATCAACAAGGACAGTGGTGAAATAATTTTGAGATACGGACTGACGTCCATGTGTGGAGACGTGCTGCGGGTCAATATTGCCGTCAGCGACAACGGGAGGTCGCCACTGTCCTGCAGCGCCACTATACGTTTCGTGGTAACAGAAATGCAACCATTGGAAGGTCAGATTGTTGCCATTCTGCAGTCAATCGACAAAGAAAAGTCCGAACTGGACGTTTCGCTCATTATTATCGTAATTCTGGGCGGGGGTTGTGCACTGTTGCTCATAGCGATTGTGACTGTTACGCTGTCATGCAAGTTAAACTGCAATGGAAGGAACTGCAATTCCAAGAAAAACTCGGCACATGGCCCCCTCGGAAGAAGCCCTCTTCCCGTGCACAAATCACAGGATTCAAATGTGTTCGCCGGACCCAGAGTCCTGGTCAACGAGCAGATTGCGTCATCAAGACATGAATACAGCAAACTTTATCAGGAGAGAACTCCGGACTCTCAGACTAAG gtGTTTCTCTCCTCATTCAGCAAGGCCTTTGAACCTGTGTCATTGTGGCAGTGTGAGGAATACAGCTTACAGTTGAG TGGGACCACGGATCAGCTGAGCGTGAAGGACAGCGGCAAAGGAGACAGCGACTTCAATGACAGCGATTCTGACATCAGCGGAGATGGGTGCAAGAAAAACAGCAGCGTGCTTCTTCCCCGGGCAAACA GCACATTCCATCCAGCCAGCAGCGTTGATGTAGATCTTCAGAACCGCCACTGTGCAATCCCAACTCGTACCACAGTCGCCTGCAGCAATGGCTACACGATAGCTTTTTCCCAGGTGTCAGTCAACAGTCCCCATGCTAATCTCGTACCTTGGAGAGACTTGGGCTGTAGGACAAGTGTCTCCAGAGGTTGGACCCCACTGCAGACGTCTCCACAGGACGGGAATGCCCTCCGTTCCCACTGCCAGCTGGAGCAACACTCAGGCATGAGCCCCGATGTTCAGGGTCAGCAGGGCCAGGATgccccagcagcagctctgGCAACGGTCGCAACTTTCTTTTAA